A portion of the Sulfuricurvum kujiense DSM 16994 genome contains these proteins:
- a CDS encoding type II secretion system protein: MDHAKKGMTLFELLIVMIIVGIVYSIGLFAIKKEKAVSSSIKASELKSALTALDHSKKIRLICDNSCHECRVLDTRDSVVASIRLSSDGPLQRYGFDRLGELRPLEKTVTNIDNKFSQECFEFTLYPDGTSSPLILKDNASYYLYTPLQGEKPFITDSAETLRLHLFDELRYPLKSDRYYVQQP, from the coding sequence GTGGATCATGCTAAAAAGGGGATGACCCTTTTTGAACTGTTGATCGTTATGATAATCGTAGGGATCGTTTACTCTATCGGCCTCTTTGCGATCAAAAAGGAAAAAGCCGTATCCTCTTCCATTAAAGCCTCCGAACTCAAAAGCGCCCTCACAGCTTTGGATCATAGTAAAAAAATCCGTCTGATTTGCGACAATTCGTGTCATGAATGCCGCGTATTGGATACTAGGGATTCTGTGGTCGCATCGATCCGTCTCTCATCAGACGGCCCCCTTCAGCGCTACGGATTCGATCGCCTCGGCGAGCTCCGTCCCCTTGAAAAAACCGTTACAAACATCGATAATAAATTCTCTCAGGAGTGTTTTGAATTTACCCTCTATCCGGACGGGACTTCATCGCCGCTCATCCTCAAAGACAACGCATCCTATTACCTCTACACACCGCTGCAGGGAGAGAAACCTTTTATCACCGACTCAGCCGAAACGCTCCGCCTTCACCTTTTTGATGAACTTCGCTACCCTCTCAAGAGTGACCGATATTATGTACAACAGCCATAA
- the gspG gene encoding type II secretion system major pseudopilin GspG — translation MKINNSKKAFTLIEIMVVIIILGLLAAFVVPNVTGKSDEAKQKLVCVQMKSLNESLKMFRVDNGSYPTTEESLNALIANPDPDTYTTYSENGYIEGKKLPQDPWNRPYIYLNLEDKIELISLGSDGKEGGNGADKDQKLSECR, via the coding sequence ATGAAAATCAACAATAGCAAAAAGGCATTCACCCTGATCGAAATCATGGTTGTTATCATTATTCTGGGGCTGCTGGCAGCGTTCGTCGTCCCTAACGTGACAGGAAAAAGCGATGAGGCAAAACAAAAGCTCGTCTGTGTTCAGATGAAAAGCCTGAACGAAAGCCTCAAAATGTTCAGAGTCGACAACGGCTCCTATCCGACTACCGAAGAGTCTCTTAATGCGCTGATCGCCAACCCTGATCCGGATACCTATACCACATATTCTGAAAACGGCTATATCGAGGGGAAAAAGCTTCCGCAGGACCCATGGAACCGCCCTTACATTTATCTCAATCTTGAGGATAAAATCGAGCTGATTTCCCTCGGAAGTGACGGCAAAGAGGGTGGAAACGGCGCGGACAAGGATCAAAAACTCTCAGAGTGCCGCTAA
- a CDS encoding general secretion pathway protein GspK, giving the protein MMTLILITVMMGIVALILSQSSYLSKLVQNSFTQNLSMRVVNDLERELPALLSSVTGAEELDMAMKLPLQIEKEDQTFKLKAILTSPYSKININRLISADGSLNESYHLLFARLFTLYPISQPEVFYNLISDTIDKDADERGNETEISLRRPDFQNGAIDTPEEFRQILERYIELSGDTAILAIPWNDYIGFLGEKMDINTVNPQVLALILPDTASEKIRSMSRYKTKAYVSREEAVAAEPQLYPVFDTYFFVYQGGASYTLLCDVQLQENFQNQHLTFQYDLLEKKVKHVEFL; this is encoded by the coding sequence ATGATGACTTTAATTCTTATTACGGTGATGATGGGTATCGTTGCTTTAATACTGAGTCAGAGCTCCTACCTCAGCAAACTTGTCCAGAACAGTTTTACGCAGAACCTCTCCATGCGCGTAGTCAATGATCTCGAACGTGAGCTTCCCGCTTTGCTGAGTTCCGTGACGGGCGCCGAAGAGTTGGATATGGCGATGAAGCTGCCGTTGCAAATCGAAAAAGAGGATCAGACCTTTAAACTCAAAGCAATCCTCACCTCTCCTTATTCGAAAATCAATATCAACCGTCTCATAAGTGCCGACGGCTCGTTGAATGAATCCTACCATTTGCTGTTTGCACGGCTATTCACGCTCTATCCGATCAGTCAGCCGGAGGTTTTTTATAATCTTATTTCGGACACGATAGATAAAGATGCGGATGAACGGGGGAATGAGACTGAGATTTCTTTGAGACGGCCCGATTTTCAAAACGGCGCGATCGATACGCCAGAAGAGTTCCGTCAGATTTTGGAACGGTATATCGAATTAAGCGGGGATACGGCGATCTTGGCAATACCGTGGAACGATTACATCGGTTTTCTAGGCGAGAAGATGGACATTAATACGGTCAATCCGCAGGTATTGGCATTGATACTCCCGGATACGGCATCTGAGAAAATCCGATCGATGAGCCGGTATAAAACCAAAGCCTATGTCTCCAGAGAGGAGGCGGTCGCCGCGGAGCCTCAGCTTTACCCCGTATTTGACACCTATTTTTTTGTTTATCAGGGAGGAGCCTCATACACTCTTTTGTGCGATGTACAGCTGCAGGAAAATTTTCAAAATCAACATCTGACATTTCAATACGATTTGCTTGAGAAGAAAGTC